The genomic stretch TGGATGCGCTCGCGACTGCGGTTGTCGGAATGGGGCGTGTCGGATGAGTGGGAGTGGGGAAACCGTCCAGGAATGAAGACGCGAATGAAGTGGGCCGCCCACGCTCCGAAACCGGTCCGAAACGGCCTGAAAGCCCACATACGGCGCGTCCGGACGGTTGCGGGAGCGCCGGACGCCCGCTCCACATCATTACCGAAAGAGAAATTGTATTCCTGGATTTGGCATGCCTGGTTAGACATCTGAGTGAAAAGCATAATAAAACAATTCCGACCGGgaataaaaaaagaaatgtattattttttttgtttgaatTTGATCTCCCAGTTAATAGACTTGTAAATAAACAAATCAAAGCTGCAAGCAGGTGAGTTGTATTTTTAAATCTGTTTTATATTTATCTAATGAAGAAATACATGTGATGGTGATCGGTGTATATATTAGTCCCCGGCCTGTACCATGCCTTGGGAATTGGGAAGAGAGTACTAGTAGATGTTAACAGAGCGTCGATGAAACAGGCTAACAACCCTAACAACCCTAACAACCCAGCAGATTCGTCCATAAAAGTTGTTGCAGCCATGAACATAAAAGGACGATTAACGTCACGTACTGATCGATGCCAATTGCCACCCACCCTATGGTCTCCATGGCTTCGGGATTATGGGGATAATTCCCCTTTCATCCCAAAAAAAATTAAGTTTTTGGATACATTTTGTATAATTGAACTAAATATCCTATAAAAATTTTGACAAAAAAGTGGCTATTCTTCATTTAGATTTTGGATGGAATTAAAAATATCGGAAAAAAATTGGTATTTTGGATGGAAATAAAAGCACCCATGAAAAAAATTAACATTTTGCATTTAATCATTCCAAAGTACTTAacattttgtattttgtattcTATGGAGAATTAAAAAAACGTGACCAAGAGGATGACGGCCCCACCTGTTTTTTATTAAGGAGACATTGTCATCCTAACTCGTGCATGGTTATATGGTACAACAATTAACTGTAATATAATATTGAATAGCCATATACATCGATCCATACAAAAGCTAGGATATCAATATATtctcttttctaaaaaaaaatagtcACACTGACAACTAACGAAGACATACTCTATAGTATATTAGGTTTCCAGATCACAAACACAAGGATATCCGTCAGAAAACAACTCTTCTCCAGTTTTTTTTTCGAAAACAACTCTTCTccagattttttttaataaaaaatctcCAGTATAACATCGAACCATGAGTCTATGACATTGCAAGCGATACGTCCGGGTCTTTTTTGCGATACCTTGCGTCCAGTATCAACCCAGCGTTCAGATCCTGATTCAATAGTTTTCCTCTTCAATAGTTTTATACGTTAGCTTTCTAGACTATTTGACACTATAACACTTTCCTCTGCATTTAACAATTATCTAACTATGaattaactaggttcaaaagatttatcttgtaaattacagataaacagtGTAAATAGTTATTTTTGCCCTGATACTCaggcccaaaaaaaaagaatagtaGCGGTTCTTAGGTGCCTGTCTAGAAAATGATATCTGCGTATGGTAGAGTTTTGTACAGGTACTTTATTTAGGGGCATGACGAATTGCTGACGATCCGAGCTCGGATCATTATGCCCCCAAGTTGACAGTACCACGGGTTCACCAGTCAGCATCAGCACTATGTTAAATATGTACTACCCTTGGTTTTGAGAAACCAGAGCAGAGACACTTCAATAATGGAGCTGGCAGGTGCACGGCCGCATGCAACACGAGGCCCTGCCGGCGGCCTCGCGATCGGCCTCCTCTACTCATCGCTGCTCCTCAACGCCATCTTCCTCGCGCACCACTTCTTGCTCTCGCCGTCCCGGCCGCTGCTCCGTGACGACGACGGCGGTGGCAGCAGCTGCGGGCTCACCTGGTCTCTGCAGGCGGCCAGGGAGGCCGAGGCGGTGGCCGCCGTGGAGTGCTCGGGCCACGGGCAGGTGTTCCTCGATGGCGTCGCCGGCGAGGACGGGAGGCCCGGGTGCGAGTGCAACAGCTGCTTCGCGGGGCCGGACTGCTCCCTTCGCACGCCCAACTGCACCGCCGACGCCGACAGGTATATTTTCGCGTGCTCCTGCTTCTGCTAGCTTGTGCTTGTCTTGCTTGTTTCAGCTGGCCGAGCACTCGAGCAGTCTCGTGTCCATGATGGCAAGTAGAGGCGCATAATTTCTTGCCTGTTCTGAGTATTATGTGAGCTTGAAACAAGTTAGGTGTTGTTTGGTTCCACCACGGCAACCTTATACCTAGCGTCAACGCAAAAGGGGGGAATTAACGATTACCTTCTTTGATTGGTCGAGTAGTGATAACGGGAAAGCAGTTTTTTCTCTCTCCTTTTTGCCTTTTTTGATACCCTTCTGACTATAATAATCAGATTATATAATCAAATTTTGATCAATTAATTATATGATGAATTATGATAATTAAAATTCTCAATTACCATAATCCCGTAATCCAGGAACGAGCGGATTATAGACTATGGGTGCTGAAAGTCGAACTTCACCCTAACTGATTGTCCAACTTACCAAAATACTCTCTTCGTATAGGATGTAGAAGTCGTTTAGCACAGTGACACGGTCTCTAAAACACAACTTTGATatcttatttttaaaaaatataagaaaaaatgatatatgtatagaaCAGTTTTAATAAATACTTACATGGAAAAGTAATATTGTATTAGAAttaaagaggagagagagagaaaaaataatttaaaactATGTCTACCCGAGATGAAGATAGAGATATCTATGATAGATAGATGTTAAGAGAGAAGATAGAGGAACCGGAAAAAAAATAACCTGAAGAATTCATTCATAGAAATATGGTTTTTATGTGCAGTCTTAGATTATTtagtaaggtcttgtttagttctgaaattttttttttggttttgggtaccgtagcatttttgtttttatttggcaattattgttcaaccatagactaattggattcaaaagattcatcttgcgatttacaagtaaactgtgtaattaagcctttttagatccaaaaagtttttggattttgacactatagcattttcgtttttatttgacaaacattgtccaattatgaagtaactaggcttaaaagattcgtctcgcgatttacagacaaactgtgcaattagtttttgttttttcatctatatttaatgctccatgcatgtgttgcaagattcgatgtgacggagaatcttgaaatttttttggttttggggtgaactaaacaaggccttaattttgatttttattatatttaatactttgtacatgtgccgcaagatttgatgtgaccagaaatcttgaaaagtttttttaggtgaactaacaaggcctaattatAAAAACTATCCTACAATTTTATAGTTACATGACATTATGACAAGGGGCTATTGCTGGATGCGAGGATGATCGGCTACGGCCTACGGGTGCCTATCGAGCGTGATCAGCTCACGGATGGTTTGAATCTGTTCCGATAGCATCGTTTGTATCATCcgtcaaaaaaaacaaaaactaacacACTGCTATACCATTCTGACCAGGTTCACATCAAAATAATAAACCAACCAAACAACATGTTTAACTATTACTCCAGTCTTGCTACTATTTCTAATTACTAGACTACTATTGAGTAGTACTACTATTAAGACGAAAATGCCTCTAGCAGTCTAACTCTGTAGCTCAGTTGGTTAAATAGTTTGAATAGCACTTTTTAGTCCTGAGTTTGTGAGTTTTTTTCCCATTAAGGGTCTGCACATTCGGCAGCAACAATGTTCAGAATACTAGCTGAGAGATGAGTCATGATAGGATCATCATCCACAGAACACACACACCCTAGTGGAGCTAATTCATGATGCGCCACTTTGTAACATGAGCAAGGAACTGCCTTGATAGCaaactcaactcaacacaattcagGTACACTAGCTCCTTGGTTTCGCTTATCAGACCTCCGTCCTATGGCCAGGGAAAGGTCCCAGCGCTGTGACTCTACTGCTTGCTGGACTTGCAAGGCATCAGTTTCCAGGTGGACTCTGGTTATACCCAAATCAATCGCTGCCAACCCTTGTAAACATGCCACTACTTCAGCTTGGAACGGATTAAGAACATGAGACAGTCGACCCGTGTTTAGTTTATGAAGGGAAAATTTtcgcgatactgtagcactttcgtttgtttgtggtaattattgtccaactatggactaactagctcaaaagattcgtttcgtaaatttcgaccaaaccgtgcaattagtttttatttttatctatatttaatacttcatgcatgcgtctaaagattcgatgtgacggtgaatcttaaaaaatagatttttgggtggaagtaaacaaagccttaggctGTGATCATATCACCATCTTCATCTCGAATTATAAAGCCCCAGCCGCCCTCTCCAGTCTCTTTTCGGCTGATAGAGGCCTAAACGGCGACACCCGGATTTGGCTGAGTTTTGAAAACGTGTTGTTGGTCAAAATCGGTGTGTATCTATCAGAAGGTGAAAGAACGAGGCGAGGAATAAAAAGGTTAAAAGGGTACCTAATGCAAATTTACAAGAGCaagttgcaaaaaaaaaaacaattggtAAATCGATGAGTTTTTCAAGTGATTTATCTATTGCTTTTTTTTGAACtattagagatgctcttaggtTGATTTTCTCAAGTACAGAAAGATTGAGAATTGAGATATTGTTTTAATCTTAAAAGAAATTAAGATTATGAGTGGGTTTTGGAAAGTCTTAAAATGCTCTTTACAATTGGGTGACATGTCATGtccaaagcagaaaagaaatctttGCATGTCACAATTGTCGGCCACCAATTACTATCCTTTTTTGCGCCGATTAAAAAAAACTGTTAGTTCCTCCTTCCTGCTTCCTCCCGCCGGTGAATAGATGCAAATAATTTCTAGTAATTAGCTAGGTACTCTGTCCGTTCAAGATGCGATTATAGATCCGCGTGAGTCGAACGAGTTTAGAGTTTGGCTATAAAATCATAGCTGAATGTACTGTTTATTGATtattagagaaaaatactacagaataGTTAGCAAATTCGGCAAATAAGCTCAAACAAATAAGCGCTTAACCAAATTTATGAGTAGTGTTAAGATTTATCGACCAGTTCAGCATCCTAATATAtacattttatatataatttggttaaatataatgatacttattttatattaaaatgctaataatataattttgatcaaagtTTAAATAATTTGATTTCTCCAATCGAGAATgcatttttctttaaaaaagaCGAGTATTTATTGGTACCAGCAGatctaaggccttatttagtttcttCAAAACCTAAAaagtttttcaaaattctcgtcacatcgaatgttgcggtacatgcatgaagcattaaatataaacgaaaataaaaactaattgcacagttcgtttgtaaatcgcgagacgaatcttttaaacctagttaattcatgattaCGATACTAAAAAAAATCACCCACCCAACTGGCAGTGGAGCGAGGAGCGCTCACAGTCCCGGGCCCAGGGCGTGCCGTTTGTTTGGTCTTTGGTGCTAATTAACCATGTGGTGACTGACGGTCGTGTTGGTTGTGGCAGCGGGAACCCGTTGTTCTTGGAGCCGTACTGGCGGCGTCACGCGGCGGCCAGCGCCGTGGTGTTCTCCGGGTGGCACCGCATGAGCTACACCACCACCGGCCGCTTCCAGTCCGTGGAGCTGGAGCGCCAGATCCGGCGCCTGCACAGGGCCGTAGGCAACGCCGTCGCAGACGACAAGCACCTGGTCTTCGCCAGCGGCTCCCTGCAGCTCATCAACGCGCTGGTGCACGCGCTGTCCCCGGACGCCACGGCCGCCTCGCCGCCGTCCAGAGTGGTCGCGGCCGCGCCGTATTACCCGGTCGGTCAGCCAGCCTTTTCCAATCATCCATGATGCCCACCCACACACTGCCCGTTATCATTTCTTGTGCTGAATCCATATATAATACCGTGCAGTCGTACAGATCGCAAACCTCCATGTTCGACGGCCGCGAGTACAGGTGGGCCGGAACCACGGCCTTGTGGACCAACGCGTCACGGACCAACTCCACCGACGGCTTCATCGAGTTCGTCACGTCGCCAAACAACCCGGACGCCATGCTCCGCAAGCCCGTCCTCTGCAGCTCGGCGGCGGCCATCGTCGACCACGCCTACTACTGGCCGCACTTCACCCACATCCCTGCGGCCGCCGACGAGGACATCATGATGTTCACCATCTCCAAGCCTTCCGGCCATGCTGGCAGCAGATTCGGGTATGTGCAGTTCTTGTGCGTGGGCATGCAGAGCTAGTGACACTAACACACAACACACACACCCCTCTCATCATCCTGCgcgttgcgttgcgttgcgttgcgttgcgttgcattgcattgcacacTGCAGATGGGCGCTGATCAGGGATGACAAGGTGGCCGAGCGGGCGTTAGACTACCTGTCGAACAGCAACATGGGTGCGTCCCGGGACACCCAGCTGCGGATGCTGGGGATCGTCAGGTTCATGCTGGCCAACCTGCACGGCGAGGACGACATCTTCGGCTTCGGGCACGGCGTGATGCGCAGCAGGTGGCTCAGGCTGAGCGCCGTCGTGTCGCGGTCCCGCCGCATCTCGCTGCAGAAGATCATGCCCGAGTACTGCACCTACTTCAACAGGGTCAGACAGCCATCCCCAGGTGAGGTTACATTTGGAGATTGGAATGGAATCCGATCGAAATTATCACTTGCATGCAGACGACTGCACTAACTGCCGGTGATTGAACAAAACAGCCTACGCGTGGGTGAAGTGCGAGAGGGAGGAAGACGGAGACTGCTACGAGGCGCTGCTGAAGGCGAATATCATCTCGCGCACCGGCGTCCAATATGAGGCGAGCAGCAGGTACACGAGGATCAGCCTCCTCAAGTCGGACGACGACTTCGACGTGCTCATGGAGAGGCTTCAAGAACTTGTCGATGCCGAGAAGCACGACGACGCTTCCAACGGTTCCAGCTCAATGTGATCACGGTAATTAATCCATGGAAGCTTAATAATGGGTCCGCCGATGCGGAAAGTACCAAATCTAAACTCTGGGGTTCGATCGAGCCCATTGTTTCTCGTGATAAGCTAGCTGGTGTGTGTATATAGCAGCTATGAGGACAAGTTTGTGAAGCGGCGTGGTAAGATACAGTTAATGCACTGCCAAAATGCGAATGATCAGCTAGGCGCTGATTGTTCTACAAATGTACTGGAACAGTCAACTAGAAGTTGACTGTGTTCCCATAGTAATTAACTACCTATATTGGGATTGGCGCAAATTGTGCGGTCAGTATATTCGTTCGATTTATACAACTTCGTATTTCCATCCTTCTTGTCTGTAATAATATGAATCATATGTTGTACTCTGACGTCAATGGTTTCATTATTAGCTTTGTTATTGTCAACGGATCGAAAGGCGGAAATAGATAGTATTCAAGTGTTCAACCACAAGCGATCAGCACAGTATTTTTCACCAACTCAGCTCGGAATCTGTACGGTCCGGATCAACCAACAGTCCAAAACCTGAGCGACCTGCTGGATATGGTCAGTGAAGTGCGTTCCATCAACGGGCCTGATTGGTTGGCTTCCAAAATTTGTTAATCCATAAATTTGGGTATTGATTGGTTTGTTATCAAAACTTACCAACCTCTTATATTTAGCTTGCCAAATTCATCATAAATTTTTTATCTAATTTTGGCTTGTCAAATCCTTAGCATGATAAATTTTAGCCCCAATCAGTCTCAGCATGCAAGTACAGGCCACAAGAAAGTGGGTAGTCTTTGGGCTGTTTTGGTATGACCATGTCGACCCGATTTTTTCTTGCCAAGTTCCGGTTTCTGTTGTAGGTCCTTAAATAGCAGTACTGGGCTCACGTAATCAATAGCAGTACTGGGCTCATATAAGGAATCAATAGGAATACTGGGCCGTATCACGGGTAACATAATAATGTGTGTACTAGCGCAAGTAGCCCAACAGAGATGCATGACCATATTTGTTTGCGATGCTGCATATCCTTGACCAAACAcactccctcatccaagttaaATCAACTTTTAAAGTCATTCAAACTCAAACTAATTTTGAATTCAATCAAATTTATAAAAAGTGTATTAATATTTACATACCGAATTAATATTACTAGATAcataatataatatattttataatatacttaTTAGGTGTCGTAAGTATTGTTAATCTTTCCAATAAAGTTagtttaatttaagataatttgaCTTATAGTgattatggaaattaatttattttgagACCGACCCTAGGCTacctcaaaaagaaaaaaaaagatatggtTTTAGGCTACCTGAACAAAGAAAAAAACTATGGACTTAAGGCAGTGCCAAATTTTATTCCAAAAAAGATTATGTTTGGTTCATGGCTAAGTCAAATTCAGGCTGAAAGAGACTATACATTGACAGTGCTCATATCAAACCACGGACATGAGTCGTGAGGTCTACGTGTCAGAAaaatctagttctatatttaacTGTAAGAAATACTGTGGTTCAAACGGCCGATTTGCAAGAGCACACAGATTTTCTCATGTATTTTGATTTGGAATTGGTAATGTAAggaggtgtttgggactgcttcaCAAACTCTCCACCACAAACTTCTTCCACAAAAAACTAGAGTTGTAGAGTAcatctttaggtgctctcataaCTCcacttttttttctcgaactgagtgcgtcttaggtgctctcacaactccacccttttttctcgaactgaatgcgtggagctgaaaccgtttaaCTAAAAAACGTGGAGTGGAGCTAAAAAAAACATGGAGCAAAGCAGTTCTAAACATCCCA from Sorghum bicolor cultivar BTx623 chromosome 3, Sorghum_bicolor_NCBIv3, whole genome shotgun sequence encodes the following:
- the LOC110434039 gene encoding alliin lyase-like — translated: MELAGARPHATRGPAGGLAIGLLYSSLLLNAIFLAHHFLLSPSRPLLRDDDGGGSSCGLTWSLQAAREAEAVAAVECSGHGQVFLDGVAGEDGRPGCECNSCFAGPDCSLRTPNCTADADSGNPLFLEPYWRRHAAASAVVFSGWHRMSYTTTGRFQSVELERQIRRLHRAVGNAVADDKHLVFASGSLQLINALVHALSPDATAASPPSRVVAAAPYYPSYRSQTSMFDGREYRWAGTTALWTNASRTNSTDGFIEFVTSPNNPDAMLRKPVLCSSAAAIVDHAYYWPHFTHIPAAADEDIMMFTISKPSGHAGSRFGWALIRDDKVAERALDYLSNSNMGASRDTQLRMLGIVRFMLANLHGEDDIFGFGHGVMRSRWLRLSAVVSRSRRISLQKIMPEYCTYFNRVRQPSPAYAWVKCEREEDGDCYEALLKANIISRTGVQYEASSRYTRISLLKSDDDFDVLMERLQELVDAEKHDDASNGSSSM